A region of Argentina anserina chromosome 5, drPotAnse1.1, whole genome shotgun sequence DNA encodes the following proteins:
- the LOC126796318 gene encoding NADH dehydrogenase [ubiquinone] 1 beta subcomplex subunit 3-B-like, translating to MGSSKPLGTTGEFFRRRDEWRKHPMLSNQLRHATPGLGIALVAFGVYLVGEQFYNRVISPPPSSSH from the coding sequence atggGAAGCAGCAAGCCGCTGGGAACGACCGGAGAGTTTTTCAGGAGGAGGGACGAGTGGAGGAAGCACCCGATGCTCTCGAATCAGCTCCGCCACGCCACTCCCGGCCTCGGCATCGCTCTCGTCGCCTTCGGCGTCTACTTGGTCGGCGAGCAGTTCTACAACCGCGTCatctctcctcctccctccTCTTCTCACTGA